One genomic region from Spirosoma sp. KCTC 42546 encodes:
- the gap gene encoding type I glyceraldehyde-3-phosphate dehydrogenase encodes MEKIRVAINGFGRIGRLSFRRLLEKENIEIVAINDLTDNATLAHLLKYDSVHGKFPGTVTSDSESLTVNGTKINAYAERDPKNLPWKDLNVDVVLESTGRFVDEAGAGMHLQAGAKKVIISAPAKGNIPTVVLGVNDDTLTGNETIISNASCTTNCLAPMAKVLDDVFGIEKGYMTTIHAYTADQNLQDAPHSDLRRARAAALSIVPTSTGAAKAVGLVLPQLKGKLDGNALRVPTPDGSLTDLTVVLKREASIQEINDAMKKASEEGLKGYLEYNTDEIVSIDIVGNPHSCIFDSKLTAVNGTLAKVVGWYDNEYGYSSRVADLIAKLF; translated from the coding sequence ATGGAAAAAATACGCGTTGCTATTAATGGCTTCGGTCGTATCGGACGGTTATCGTTCAGACGGCTTCTGGAAAAAGAAAACATCGAAATAGTCGCAATTAATGACCTTACGGACAATGCGACACTTGCCCACTTGCTAAAATACGATTCTGTTCATGGAAAATTTCCAGGAACCGTTACTTCTGATAGCGAAAGTCTGACCGTTAACGGTACGAAGATCAATGCTTACGCTGAACGTGATCCAAAAAATCTTCCGTGGAAAGATCTGAATGTCGATGTTGTCTTAGAATCAACAGGACGTTTCGTCGATGAAGCTGGCGCAGGCATGCACTTACAGGCTGGTGCTAAAAAAGTAATTATCTCTGCTCCTGCTAAGGGAAATATTCCAACGGTTGTTTTAGGTGTCAATGACGATACACTAACCGGTAACGAAACGATCATCTCGAACGCTTCCTGCACAACCAACTGCCTGGCACCAATGGCCAAAGTACTTGACGATGTATTTGGCATCGAGAAAGGCTACATGACAACCATCCACGCCTATACAGCCGATCAGAACCTTCAGGACGCTCCTCACTCCGATCTACGCCGGGCTCGTGCAGCTGCCTTATCAATTGTTCCAACATCAACCGGAGCCGCTAAAGCAGTTGGCCTGGTTCTTCCCCAGCTAAAAGGGAAATTGGATGGCAATGCCTTGCGCGTACCAACGCCAGATGGTTCATTAACGGATCTAACAGTTGTTCTGAAACGGGAAGCCTCTATCCAGGAGATTAACGATGCGATGAAAAAGGCGTCTGAAGAAGGCTTAAAGGGCTATTTGGAATATAATACGGACGAAATCGTTTCGATCGACATCGTAGGGAACCCCCATTCGTGCATTTTTGATTCGAAATTAACCGCCGTAAACGGAACCCTGGCAAAGGTTGTTGGCTGGTACGATAACGAATACGGGTATTCGAGCCGTGTGGCAGACTTAATTGCCAAGTTATTTTAA
- the gyrA gene encoding DNA gyrase subunit A, which yields MAEENPDLEAPSNIIPINIEDEMRGAYIDYSMSVIISRALPDVRDGLKPVHRRVLFGMAELGVSYNKPHKKSARIVGEVLGKYHPHGDSSVYDTMVRMAQDWSLRYPLVDGQGNFGSIDGDSPAAMRYTEARLKRIAEEVLNDIYKETVDFQPNFDDSLEEPTVMPGKLPNLLLNGSSGIAVGMATNMAPHNLTEVVDGIIAYLDNNDITVEELMQFVKAPDFPTGATIYGMEGVKSAFKTGRGRVVMRAHATIEENKGKTQIIVTDVPYMVNKAVMLEKTAELINDKKIEGITAFRDESDRDGLRVVYDLRKDAIPNVVLNNLYKHTSLQSSFSINNVALVKGRPMLLNLKDMMKYYVEHRFEVVTRRTQYELREAEKRAHILEGLLIALDNIDAVISLIRSSRDTEVARIGLMTQFSLSDVQAKAILEMRLQRLTGLERDKLQAEYDELMREIMGLREILASEERKREVIKEELVDIRARYGDQRRTEINPLGDGNISDLSLIADEDMVITISHEGYIKRTPTTEYRSQGRGGVGAKAAATKEEDFTEHLFTATMHNTLLAFTQKGRLYWLPVYELPEGSRISKGRPLANFINIESDDKVRAVINVTDLKNEDYINNNYIVMCTRQGTIKKTMLEAYSRPRQNGIIAITIDEDDQLIGVCMTNGDNEIVIASSVGKAVRFHESRVRPMGRTAAGVRGISLDEDDPTDHVVGMVCLSSSEAQLLVISRNGYGKRSDIDEYRITNRGAKGVGTLKVTEKVGRLVGVLDVADTDDLMIINKSGIAIRTPVSEISVIGRNTQGVRLISLRDGDEISSVTKIKQEEGEEVAPTEPEAVAE from the coding sequence ATGGCGGAAGAAAATCCCGACCTCGAAGCCCCCAGTAACATCATTCCCATTAACATTGAGGACGAAATGCGTGGTGCCTACATTGACTATTCAATGTCGGTTATCATCTCGCGTGCGTTGCCCGACGTTCGTGATGGCCTGAAGCCAGTGCACCGTCGGGTGTTGTTTGGAATGGCTGAGCTGGGCGTTAGTTACAACAAACCCCACAAGAAATCAGCTCGTATCGTTGGGGAAGTACTTGGTAAATATCACCCCCACGGCGACTCATCTGTATACGACACTATGGTGCGTATGGCCCAGGATTGGTCACTGCGGTATCCACTGGTCGACGGCCAGGGAAACTTTGGTTCCATTGATGGTGATTCACCAGCGGCTATGCGTTATACCGAAGCGCGCCTGAAGCGAATTGCGGAGGAAGTCCTGAACGACATCTATAAAGAAACGGTTGATTTCCAGCCTAACTTCGACGACTCCCTCGAAGAACCAACCGTTATGCCTGGTAAGTTGCCGAACCTGTTGCTTAACGGCTCGTCGGGTATTGCGGTGGGTATGGCTACAAACATGGCACCTCATAACCTGACGGAAGTCGTAGACGGCATTATTGCCTATCTGGATAATAATGACATTACGGTTGAGGAACTGATGCAGTTTGTGAAAGCGCCTGACTTTCCAACGGGTGCCACAATTTACGGAATGGAAGGGGTTAAGTCCGCTTTCAAAACCGGTCGTGGACGCGTAGTGATGCGGGCGCATGCCACCATCGAAGAAAACAAAGGCAAAACCCAGATCATTGTAACGGACGTGCCTTACATGGTCAATAAAGCGGTGATGCTGGAAAAAACCGCTGAGTTAATCAACGACAAAAAGATCGAGGGAATCACCGCCTTCCGGGATGAATCGGATCGAGATGGTCTGCGGGTTGTTTATGACCTGCGGAAAGATGCCATTCCGAACGTTGTCCTGAATAACCTGTATAAGCATACATCTCTGCAGTCGTCATTCAGTATCAATAACGTTGCGCTCGTAAAAGGGCGTCCGATGTTGTTGAATCTGAAAGATATGATGAAGTACTACGTTGAGCACCGGTTCGAGGTAGTAACGCGCCGGACGCAGTACGAACTTCGTGAAGCAGAGAAGCGGGCACATATCCTGGAAGGGTTGTTAATTGCGCTGGATAATATCGATGCTGTGATTAGCCTCATTCGTTCGTCGCGGGATACAGAGGTGGCCCGGATAGGTCTGATGACGCAGTTTTCGCTGAGTGATGTCCAGGCGAAAGCGATCCTGGAGATGCGCTTACAACGTTTAACGGGACTGGAGCGGGATAAGCTACAGGCCGAATACGATGAGTTAATGCGTGAAATCATGGGCCTGCGCGAAATCCTGGCCAGTGAAGAACGCAAACGCGAAGTGATTAAAGAGGAATTGGTTGATATCCGCGCCCGTTATGGAGATCAACGTCGTACCGAGATCAATCCGCTCGGGGATGGAAACATCAGTGACCTGTCGTTGATTGCCGACGAGGATATGGTGATTACCATTTCTCATGAAGGGTATATCAAGCGGACACCAACCACCGAGTATCGTTCGCAGGGACGGGGTGGCGTAGGCGCAAAAGCTGCGGCTACGAAAGAAGAGGACTTCACGGAGCATCTGTTCACGGCGACTATGCACAATACCCTGCTGGCGTTTACGCAGAAGGGTCGATTATACTGGTTACCCGTCTATGAACTACCTGAAGGCTCCCGTATTTCGAAAGGTCGGCCGTTGGCTAATTTTATCAACATCGAATCGGATGATAAAGTCCGGGCGGTCATTAACGTGACTGATCTGAAGAACGAGGATTACATCAACAATAATTACATTGTGATGTGTACCCGTCAGGGCACCATTAAGAAAACGATGTTGGAAGCGTATTCTCGTCCCCGTCAGAACGGGATTATTGCCATCACGATTGATGAGGATGATCAACTGATTGGGGTTTGTATGACCAATGGTGATAATGAGATTGTTATTGCGTCGAGCGTAGGGAAAGCCGTTCGTTTTCACGAAAGTCGCGTTCGTCCGATGGGGCGTACCGCTGCCGGGGTTCGGGGTATCTCGCTCGATGAGGACGATCCAACCGATCATGTTGTTGGTATGGTGTGCCTGTCGTCGTCGGAAGCCCAATTGTTGGTAATTTCCCGGAATGGATACGGTAAACGTTCGGATATTGATGAATACCGAATCACCAACCGGGGGGCCAAAGGTGTTGGTACGTTGAAAGTAACCGAAAAAGTTGGTCGATTAGTTGGCGTACTGGACGTTGCCGATACAGACGACCTGATGATCATTAACAAATCAGGAATTGCGATTCGGACTCCGGTGAGTGAAATCAGCGTGATTGGTCGGAATACCCAGGGTGTCCGGCTCATTAGCCTGCGTGATGGCGATGAGATCTCATCAGTTACAAAAATTAAGCAGGAAGAAGGGGAGGAGGTAGCCCCCACTGAACCAGAAGCTGTTGCTGAATAA
- a CDS encoding DUF4142 domain-containing protein, protein MKKISLALLLAVSTLSFQACSSKKTENTDSVENAEKSNDSKEDAGTGQTEDTNEFAVKAANGGMLEVELGRLAQEKAASKDVKDFGAMMVKDHSKANEELKSIAATQNITLPSTLGEDAQKHVNDMAKLSGTEFDKKYVSMMVDDHKEDIDEFKKAVDEEKTNPAVKDFAMKTLPTLQKHMDAINAIDKKMK, encoded by the coding sequence ATGAAAAAGATAAGTTTAGCTTTATTGCTGGCCGTCAGCACCCTAAGTTTCCAGGCTTGCAGTAGCAAAAAGACAGAGAATACGGACAGCGTTGAAAACGCCGAGAAATCCAATGATTCCAAAGAAGATGCGGGTACCGGCCAGACGGAAGATACCAACGAGTTTGCCGTAAAAGCCGCCAATGGGGGCATGCTGGAGGTTGAACTAGGCCGACTGGCTCAGGAAAAAGCGGCCAGTAAGGATGTGAAAGACTTTGGCGCTATGATGGTAAAAGACCATTCTAAAGCCAATGAAGAATTGAAATCGATAGCGGCTACGCAAAACATAACCCTGCCATCAACACTGGGTGAGGATGCACAGAAACATGTTAATGACATGGCTAAACTATCGGGGACTGAATTCGACAAAAAGTACGTGAGTATGATGGTCGATGACCATAAAGAAGACATCGACGAATTTAAGAAGGCTGTTGATGAAGAGAAAACCAATCCAGCGGTCAAAGATTTTGCGATGAAAACGCTGCCCACCCTGCAAAAGCATATGGATGCGATCAATGCAATAGATAAGAAGATGAAGTAA
- a CDS encoding folylpolyglutamate synthase/dihydrofolate synthase family protein: protein MEYPEAIDYLYSRLPVFHRIGAKAIKPGLGNTLALCEGLGNPQHQFRSIHVGGTNGKGSSSHMLSAIYQSAGYRVGLYTSPHLKSFTERIRLNGQPVAEEEVAQFVEQHQSLIESIEPSFFEVTVAMAFDFFARHKVDLAIIEVGLGGRLDSTNVITPEASLITNIGYDHTDILGETLPEIAGEKAGIIKAGVPVVIGETHPETALVFSKTAAQLQASLLFADQHYTIQDAGVVDEKRNVAVYQEGRKPHFLSLDLLGSYQLHNLAGVLATVEVLQSVWPVESEALEKGLSEVSMLTGLKGRFQTLQHQPRVIADTAHNQPGLLALLETIQTIPFTTLRIVLGLVADKDRSKVLTSLPQTAVYYFCQAQTPRSFPAVDLQEEAALLWRVGEVFTDVNDALAAALTDASFADLILITGSNYTIAELTNL, encoded by the coding sequence ATGGAGTACCCGGAAGCGATCGACTATCTCTACAGTCGGCTCCCCGTTTTTCACCGGATTGGCGCTAAAGCGATTAAACCCGGATTAGGCAATACCCTCGCCTTGTGCGAAGGCCTTGGCAATCCACAGCATCAGTTTCGTAGTATTCATGTCGGCGGTACGAATGGAAAAGGAAGCAGCTCGCATATGCTGTCCGCTATCTACCAGTCGGCGGGTTACCGAGTGGGGTTGTATACCTCACCCCATTTGAAATCCTTTACGGAGCGAATCCGGCTGAATGGTCAGCCTGTAGCAGAGGAGGAAGTCGCCCAGTTTGTTGAGCAGCACCAATCCCTGATCGAATCCATTGAACCATCCTTTTTTGAAGTAACGGTGGCTATGGCGTTCGATTTCTTTGCCCGGCACAAGGTTGATCTGGCTATTATCGAAGTTGGCTTGGGGGGCCGACTTGATTCAACGAATGTTATTACCCCTGAGGCTTCCCTGATTACGAATATCGGGTACGATCATACGGACATCCTGGGGGAAACCCTTCCTGAAATTGCCGGTGAAAAAGCGGGTATTATTAAAGCGGGAGTACCAGTCGTGATAGGTGAAACCCATCCTGAAACTGCGCTGGTCTTTAGCAAAACGGCAGCCCAACTCCAGGCTTCCCTTTTATTCGCCGATCAACACTACACGATTCAGGATGCTGGTGTCGTCGATGAAAAGCGGAACGTAGCAGTCTATCAGGAAGGGAGGAAGCCTCATTTCCTGTCACTGGATTTACTCGGTTCCTACCAACTGCATAATCTGGCAGGTGTGTTGGCAACAGTTGAGGTACTACAATCCGTGTGGCCAGTAGAATCCGAAGCTCTGGAGAAAGGACTATCTGAGGTTTCGATGTTAACCGGTTTAAAAGGACGCTTTCAAACCCTACAGCACCAGCCGAGAGTGATTGCCGATACAGCCCATAATCAGCCGGGCTTACTCGCTTTACTGGAGACAATTCAAACTATACCGTTTACAACCCTACGGATTGTACTGGGGTTAGTTGCTGATAAAGACCGCTCGAAAGTGCTCACTTCACTGCCTCAGACTGCGGTTTATTATTTCTGCCAGGCCCAGACTCCCCGTTCATTTCCGGCTGTTGACCTACAGGAAGAAGCCGCTCTGTTGTGGCGGGTAGGCGAGGTGTTTACTGATGTGAACGATGCCCTGGCTGCTGCCCTTACCGATGCTTCATTCGCTGATTTAATCCTGATAACGGGTAGTAATTATACGATTGCCGAATTAACAAATTTATAA
- a CDS encoding FAD-binding oxidoreductase yields MALGADEVISVQQTDDAFIAQIQALHRSMSIDVILDYLWGHTAELVLLALKGNGAFTPRTRFVSVGSMTGDSLHLSAANLRSVNLQIAGSGMVIILVIIALSAKIPYHIFRKTHKIFSAVFLLGAYHGATAQLKERWLATPGGYLLLVLVIVGVVAAFIGLFQRIGVSRKVAARISQLDNRPQGILDIRLITSQKPFVHRAGQYAFLRFEHDREPHPFTIASSVDDQHSVRFVIKSLGDFTGELSNHLRVGQSVEVEGP; encoded by the coding sequence CTGGCGTTAGGAGCCGATGAAGTTATCTCGGTTCAGCAGACCGATGATGCGTTTATCGCACAGATTCAGGCCCTTCACAGGAGTATGTCTATTGATGTTATCCTCGATTATTTATGGGGACATACTGCCGAATTAGTGCTATTGGCCTTAAAAGGCAATGGCGCATTCACACCCCGGACCCGTTTTGTGTCGGTTGGTAGTATGACGGGTGATAGCCTCCACTTGTCGGCAGCGAACTTACGCAGTGTCAATCTACAGATAGCGGGCTCAGGCATGGTGATTATCCTGGTGATCATTGCGTTGAGTGCGAAAATTCCCTATCATATATTTCGAAAAACACACAAGATTTTTTCGGCTGTCTTTCTGTTGGGGGCTTACCATGGTGCCACGGCCCAACTGAAAGAACGCTGGTTAGCAACGCCGGGTGGTTATCTGTTGCTAGTACTGGTGATCGTTGGTGTCGTAGCGGCCTTCATTGGCTTGTTTCAGCGCATTGGTGTCTCCCGAAAAGTGGCGGCTCGTATTAGTCAGCTAGACAATCGCCCGCAGGGTATTCTTGACATACGACTGATAACCAGCCAGAAGCCGTTCGTTCACCGGGCTGGCCAGTACGCTTTTCTACGCTTCGAACATGATCGTGAACCACATCCATTTACGATTGCCTCTTCAGTCGATGACCAGCATAGCGTACGGTTTGTCATAAAATCATTGGGGGATTTCACAGGCGAGTTGAGCAATCACCTAAGGGTGGGGCAATCGGTAGAGGTGGAGGGCCCCTAG
- a CDS encoding antitoxin Xre/MbcA/ParS toxin-binding domain-containing protein: MLVSDRTALVFSALKGVPATRFFEIVDLTGYKREQLAEVFDTSLKTFQRYEREHKKLNPQDSEKVLKIMSLFQTGESVFGSANAFRRWMDKPAYGLGNQVPFDLLHTSGGIDLVMDEVIRIEYGDLA; this comes from the coding sequence ATGCTAGTTTCTGATCGCACAGCACTTGTTTTCTCGGCCCTAAAAGGAGTGCCCGCTACTCGCTTCTTTGAGATAGTCGACCTGACCGGTTATAAACGCGAACAACTCGCGGAGGTTTTCGATACATCCCTAAAAACGTTTCAACGGTACGAGCGGGAGCATAAGAAACTAAACCCACAGGATAGTGAGAAAGTCCTTAAAATAATGTCTCTGTTCCAGACCGGCGAATCGGTTTTTGGCTCGGCTAATGCGTTTCGGCGGTGGATGGACAAACCGGCTTATGGGTTGGGGAATCAGGTTCCTTTTGACTTATTGCATACCTCAGGCGGCATTGATTTAGTGATGGACGAAGTAATCCGTATCGAATACGGCGATCTGGCCTAA
- a CDS encoding 2,3,4,5-tetrahydropyridine-2,6-dicarboxylate N-succinyltransferase, producing MTNKIEEIWANRELLAKHESIQIIKEVINQLDKGELRVATPPVTEDGEWTVNEWVKKAILLYFVTQQMKTEEVGIFTFNDKIPLKTNFAAAKVRAVPPAVARYGSYQAPGVILMPSYVNIGAYVDERTMVDTWATVGSCAQIGKDVHLSGGVGIGGVLEPPQAAPVIIEDGAFIGSRCIVVEGAHIGKRAVLGAGVTITGSSKIIDVTGAKPVEYKGYVPANSVVIPGSYAKQFPAGEFHVPCAIIIGQRKPSTDLKTSLNDALRENNVSV from the coding sequence ATGACTAACAAAATCGAGGAAATTTGGGCCAACCGTGAGTTATTGGCAAAACATGAATCTATCCAGATTATAAAAGAAGTAATAAATCAATTAGATAAGGGCGAGCTCCGGGTAGCTACCCCGCCAGTTACTGAAGATGGGGAATGGACCGTTAATGAGTGGGTAAAAAAAGCCATCCTGCTTTATTTCGTCACCCAGCAAATGAAGACAGAAGAAGTTGGCATCTTCACATTTAATGACAAGATCCCACTCAAAACCAATTTCGCGGCAGCCAAGGTACGGGCCGTACCACCTGCTGTTGCACGCTATGGATCCTACCAGGCACCCGGTGTCATACTAATGCCATCCTATGTCAACATCGGTGCTTATGTCGATGAGCGTACGATGGTAGATACCTGGGCAACCGTTGGAAGCTGTGCTCAGATTGGTAAAGACGTTCACTTGAGTGGGGGTGTCGGAATTGGTGGTGTTTTAGAGCCACCCCAGGCAGCACCCGTTATCATTGAAGATGGCGCTTTTATTGGATCACGCTGTATTGTTGTTGAAGGGGCGCACATTGGCAAACGAGCTGTGCTAGGAGCGGGGGTCACCATTACTGGCTCGTCAAAGATTATTGATGTTACGGGTGCTAAACCCGTCGAGTATAAGGGCTATGTTCCTGCTAACTCGGTGGTGATTCCTGGAAGTTATGCTAAACAATTTCCGGCGGGAGAATTTCACGTACCCTGTGCAATTATTATTGGTCAGCGTAAACCATCTACAGATTTGAAGACATCACTGAATGATGCGCTTCGTGAAAACAATGTATCTGTCTAA
- a CDS encoding RES family NAD+ phosphorylase, with amino-acid sequence MLVYRITKTIYADRLVASGGAARWNSRGQFVIYTAATRALACLENVVHRSGEGLLADFRVMVIDVPDTLPMEIISLENLPSDWFEFRQYDACQRIGGEWLRHGRSAVLKVPSAIIPNEWNFLLNPAHPDFTRITLLQTEPFAFDPRIKE; translated from the coding sequence ATGCTGGTTTACCGAATTACAAAAACTATCTATGCGGATCGACTGGTAGCCTCGGGGGGAGCGGCCCGCTGGAATAGTCGCGGACAGTTTGTGATTTACACGGCAGCAACCCGTGCCTTAGCCTGTCTGGAAAACGTTGTTCACCGAAGCGGAGAAGGACTTTTAGCCGATTTTCGGGTGATGGTTATCGACGTACCTGATACGCTTCCTATGGAAATAATTTCACTAGAAAATCTGCCATCTGACTGGTTTGAGTTCCGGCAGTATGATGCCTGTCAGCGGATAGGAGGGGAGTGGCTTCGGCATGGCCGATCCGCCGTCCTGAAGGTGCCTTCTGCCATTATTCCCAATGAATGGAATTTTCTGCTTAATCCGGCTCATCCCGATTTTACCCGTATTACCTTACTACAGACTGAGCCGTTTGCGTTCGATCCCAGGATTAAGGAATAG
- a CDS encoding lipopolysaccharide assembly protein LapB has translation MKQVFVILVACCLAVGARAQQGASVVDAAAMDAVKKDKEKSDKDITDAKASAKASTWMDRAKTYQNIASSGYVKVDSAAASTAYDAYKKVIELDKDKKGGPGKLAKEAEEALKSPGLYSAFMQQGVAKFQAKNYADAIKSLTMAGDINPKDTLAPLYSAIAAQQVKDNATAKTQLEKYIVGGGKDVAIYGSLAMLYRADNEVDKALATLDKGIALAPSNKDLANEKINIMLSTNRMEEAITGMKQMVEKDPNNVQNLVNLSIVYNNIGHKADEEIKKLEGDSKKGGNVTKQLADSKSIIDAYNSEIARLSASIKKQPKNAELKRQLADVQKRLTEQKGEMATLEAAAKEAAANASVAAANEKKVADLKQTQMDNYNLEKQYLEKALAVDPNNFDANFNMAVWIFNRAVEMKRGVDKMDMAEYNKSGKELDGKVCGKFKQSLPYFQKAKSIKDEAEVTENLTNTENILKQYEEKKIVCIESK, from the coding sequence ATGAAACAAGTTTTTGTAATTCTCGTTGCGTGTTGCCTGGCAGTAGGTGCACGTGCACAGCAAGGCGCATCTGTGGTAGATGCCGCTGCAATGGATGCCGTTAAGAAAGATAAGGAGAAAAGCGATAAGGATATTACCGATGCGAAAGCGAGTGCTAAGGCCAGTACCTGGATGGATCGGGCTAAAACGTATCAAAATATTGCCAGTAGCGGGTACGTAAAGGTTGACTCTGCAGCGGCATCTACCGCTTATGATGCTTATAAGAAAGTAATCGAACTGGATAAGGACAAGAAAGGTGGCCCTGGTAAATTGGCTAAGGAAGCAGAGGAAGCCTTGAAGAGCCCAGGTCTTTACAGTGCATTCATGCAGCAGGGGGTAGCTAAGTTCCAGGCTAAAAACTATGCGGATGCGATCAAGTCCTTAACTATGGCCGGCGATATTAATCCCAAAGATACGCTGGCACCGCTTTATTCAGCCATTGCAGCGCAGCAGGTAAAGGACAATGCAACGGCTAAGACACAACTGGAAAAATACATTGTTGGTGGCGGTAAAGATGTAGCCATCTACGGTTCGCTGGCAATGCTCTATCGGGCCGATAACGAAGTGGATAAGGCACTGGCCACACTGGATAAGGGAATCGCTCTGGCTCCATCCAATAAAGATCTGGCGAATGAGAAGATCAACATTATGTTGTCAACGAACCGGATGGAAGAAGCCATTACGGGCATGAAGCAAATGGTTGAAAAAGACCCGAACAACGTTCAGAATCTGGTGAATCTGTCTATCGTGTATAATAACATTGGTCATAAGGCAGATGAGGAGATTAAAAAGCTGGAAGGTGATTCAAAGAAAGGCGGTAATGTAACCAAGCAACTGGCCGATTCGAAAAGCATTATCGATGCCTACAATAGTGAAATTGCCCGCTTGAGTGCCTCAATCAAGAAGCAACCCAAGAATGCGGAGTTAAAGCGTCAATTGGCAGATGTTCAGAAAAGACTCACTGAACAGAAAGGGGAAATGGCTACCCTGGAAGCGGCTGCTAAAGAAGCTGCCGCCAATGCATCCGTAGCTGCTGCGAATGAGAAGAAAGTAGCTGATCTCAAGCAGACTCAAATGGACAACTATAATTTAGAGAAGCAGTATCTGGAAAAGGCATTAGCTGTTGATCCGAATAACTTCGATGCTAACTTCAATATGGCTGTCTGGATCTTTAACCGAGCGGTAGAAATGAAGCGTGGCGTAGATAAGATGGATATGGCTGAGTACAACAAAAGTGGTAAAGAGCTGGACGGTAAAGTTTGCGGCAAGTTCAAGCAGTCATTACCCTATTTCCAGAAAGCCAAGTCAATTAAAGACGAAGCTGAGGTAACCGAAAATTTGACGAATACCGAAAATATTCTGAAGCAGTACGAAGAGAAGAAGATCGTTTGCATTGAGAGTAAATAA
- a CDS encoding helix-turn-helix transcriptional regulator encodes MNSYGQPMTINDKIKQILIDKNLTPSYFADEIGVQRSSISHILSGRNRPSFDIIQKIIRRFPELGYEWIMEEDSPSTGQPASSGYINRPVGRPAVERTDRFPSGPSASIPTYTSQQPGIRSQRNEIPPASTPVQLPIETPALPEQTPSLATEKKVERILIFYTDGSFREYTPTI; translated from the coding sequence ATGAATTCCTACGGACAACCCATGACCATAAACGACAAGATTAAACAGATTCTCATTGATAAGAATCTAACGCCTTCTTATTTCGCTGATGAAATAGGCGTACAGCGGTCTAGTATTTCGCATATTCTATCAGGCAGAAACCGGCCTAGTTTCGATATCATTCAGAAAATAATCCGACGTTTTCCAGAATTGGGCTACGAATGGATTATGGAAGAAGACAGTCCATCTACAGGGCAACCCGCTTCTTCAGGCTATATAAATCGGCCTGTTGGTCGTCCAGCGGTAGAACGCACCGACCGATTTCCTTCTGGCCCGTCCGCATCAATCCCAACGTATACATCCCAACAACCGGGTATACGTAGTCAACGCAACGAAATTCCGCCAGCCAGTACGCCTGTTCAACTCCCAATTGAAACCCCAGCACTTCCCGAGCAAACTCCCAGTTTAGCCACTGAAAAGAAAGTGGAGCGCATACTAATCTTTTATACAGACGGTTCTTTCCGGGAATACACACCGACGATTTAG
- the trmB gene encoding tRNA (guanosine(46)-N7)-methyltransferase TrmB: MTRRKTHRFLQNAESQNVIEVGKPLYKTIRGHWRSDYFGNENPIVLELACGKGEYTVGLAQAFPDKNFIGVDIKGDRIARGSQAAQTLGLANVAFLRTDINFLHEFFSGQEVNEIWITFPDPQPRPRQEKHRLTHPRFLSIYKDLFVPGGTLHLKTDNPELFAYSLEQVQEMGCVDLQSTTDLYNSPLNGIHIGIKTKYEQLFFDKGFTINYLQCKMGVI; encoded by the coding sequence GTGACAAGACGAAAAACCCACCGCTTTCTGCAAAATGCAGAAAGTCAGAATGTTATTGAAGTTGGTAAACCGCTTTACAAAACAATACGAGGCCACTGGCGGAGCGATTATTTTGGGAATGAAAATCCGATTGTACTAGAATTAGCCTGTGGTAAAGGGGAGTATACGGTAGGTCTGGCGCAGGCTTTTCCGGACAAAAATTTTATTGGTGTTGATATTAAAGGGGATCGAATTGCGCGAGGTTCCCAGGCCGCTCAAACGCTTGGGTTAGCTAATGTGGCGTTTCTGCGTACGGATATTAACTTTCTTCACGAGTTTTTTTCGGGGCAGGAGGTAAATGAAATCTGGATTACTTTCCCCGATCCACAGCCGCGCCCCCGACAGGAAAAGCACCGACTGACTCATCCACGCTTTTTATCTATTTACAAAGATCTGTTTGTACCCGGCGGCACCCTTCATTTAAAGACTGATAATCCAGAATTATTTGCGTACAGTTTGGAGCAGGTGCAGGAGATGGGATGTGTCGATTTACAATCAACAACTGACTTATATAATTCACCCTTGAATGGAATTCACATCGGTATAAAGACAAAATACGAGCAGCTATTCTTTGACAAGGGATTTACAATTAACTATTTACAATGCAAAATGGGTGTGATTTAA